One region of Peribacillus simplex genomic DNA includes:
- the glyA gene encoding serine hydroxymethyltransferase has protein sequence MSLQQNDLTIFDAIEKEGQRQHETLELIASENFVSPDVLEAMGSVMTNKYAEGYPGKRYYGGCEFVDVAEQAAIERLTKLFGAKYANVQPHSGAQANFAVIFALLQPGDKVMGMNLSHGGHLTHGSPVSVSGKWFEVVSYGVREDTQLIDYDELEAIAKKEKPKLIIAGTSAYPRTINFARFREIADQVGAKLMVDMAHIAGLVATGLHPSPIPYADVVTSTTHKTLRGPRGGIILTNDEVIIKAINKSVFPGIQGGPLMHIIAAKAVAFNEALQPSFKDYAKQVIENATTLGETLKNEGAALVSGGTDNHIVLLDLRPWNLTGKEAEKLLEDAGITVNKNTIPYDPEKPFVTSGIRMGTAALTTRGMKKEEMVKIGEVIATVLKSKGNKAVIEKARVTTKEICGVYPLFQEPTTV, from the coding sequence ATGAGTTTACAACAAAATGATTTAACCATTTTTGATGCGATTGAGAAGGAAGGACAACGTCAACATGAAACACTGGAATTGATTGCATCAGAAAACTTCGTTAGCCCTGATGTATTAGAGGCCATGGGAAGCGTGATGACAAATAAATATGCAGAGGGTTATCCAGGAAAGCGCTATTACGGCGGATGTGAATTTGTCGATGTCGCAGAACAAGCAGCTATTGAGCGCTTAACAAAGCTTTTCGGTGCCAAATATGCAAATGTTCAGCCTCACTCAGGTGCACAAGCCAATTTCGCAGTTATTTTCGCATTGCTACAGCCTGGTGATAAGGTGATGGGAATGAACCTTTCACATGGTGGCCACTTAACTCATGGAAGTCCAGTCAGCGTTTCAGGAAAATGGTTTGAAGTTGTGTCTTATGGAGTTAGAGAAGATACACAGCTAATTGATTATGATGAGTTGGAAGCTATTGCAAAGAAAGAAAAACCTAAATTGATTATTGCTGGGACAAGTGCCTATCCAAGAACGATTAATTTTGCACGATTTAGAGAAATTGCCGATCAAGTTGGTGCAAAACTTATGGTGGATATGGCTCATATAGCCGGGCTGGTAGCTACTGGTCTTCATCCATCCCCAATCCCATATGCAGATGTTGTTACAAGTACAACTCATAAAACATTAAGAGGACCACGGGGGGGGATCATTTTAACGAACGATGAAGTAATAATCAAAGCGATTAATAAATCCGTATTCCCGGGAATTCAAGGCGGTCCACTAATGCATATCATTGCAGCAAAAGCAGTTGCTTTCAACGAGGCTTTACAACCAAGCTTTAAGGATTATGCGAAACAAGTCATTGAAAATGCTACAACACTTGGCGAAACATTAAAAAATGAAGGTGCAGCCCTTGTTTCTGGCGGAACAGATAATCATATTGTCCTTTTGGATTTACGTCCGTGGAATTTAACAGGAAAAGAAGCAGAGAAGTTATTGGAAGACGCGGGCATTACCGTTAATAAAAATACGATTCCCTATGATCCAGAAAAGCCATTTGTTACTAGCGGTATCCGAATGGGGACAGCAGCTTTAACAACTCGAGGCATGAAGAAGGAAGAGATGGTGAAAATTGGCGAAGTGATTGCAACGGTTCTAAAAAGTAAAGGGAATAAAGCCGTTATTGAGAAAGCAAGAGTAACAACTAAAGAGATTTGTGGTGTTTATCCGTTATTTCAAGAGCCAACGACTGTGTAA
- the lipA gene encoding lipoyl synthase encodes MSITDLRKPEWLKIKLNTNEQYTGLKKMMREKKLHTVCEEARCPNIHECWAVRKTATFMILGSVCTRACRFCAVQTGLPSELDWEEPERVAESVKQMNLKHVVITAVARDDLKDGGAEVFAETVKAVRRQNPFCSIEVLPSDLNGEYDNLKTLMDARPDILNHNIETVKRLSQKVRARATYERSLEFLRRAKQMNSTIPTKSSIMIGLGETKEEIMETMDDLRANDVDIMTIGQYLQPTKRHLKVEKYWSPEEFEELKNIAMSKGFSHCEAGPLVRSSYHADEQVRATKVNA; translated from the coding sequence ATGTCCATCACTGATCTTCGTAAACCAGAATGGCTTAAAATTAAATTAAATACGAATGAACAATATACAGGCTTAAAGAAAATGATGCGTGAAAAAAAACTTCATACTGTTTGTGAAGAAGCAAGATGTCCTAATATTCATGAATGCTGGGCGGTACGAAAAACGGCAACTTTCATGATCTTAGGAAGTGTATGTACGCGGGCTTGCAGATTCTGTGCAGTTCAAACAGGGCTACCATCAGAGCTTGATTGGGAAGAGCCCGAACGTGTCGCAGAATCAGTAAAGCAAATGAACTTAAAGCATGTGGTGATTACCGCCGTTGCTCGTGATGATTTAAAAGACGGCGGAGCAGAAGTATTTGCAGAAACTGTAAAGGCAGTGAGGCGGCAAAATCCATTTTGCAGCATTGAAGTTCTCCCCTCCGATCTGAATGGGGAATATGACAACTTAAAAACATTAATGGATGCAAGGCCAGACATTTTGAATCACAACATTGAAACAGTAAAACGCTTATCCCAAAAAGTTCGTGCACGTGCAACATACGAACGTTCATTAGAGTTTTTAAGGCGGGCAAAGCAAATGAATTCCACCATCCCTACTAAATCAAGCATCATGATTGGTCTAGGAGAAACAAAAGAAGAAATTATGGAAACAATGGATGATCTTCGAGCTAACGATGTAGACATCATGACTATTGGTCAATATTTGCAGCCTACTAAACGACATTTAAAGGTCGAAAAATATTGGAGCCCAGAAGAGTTTGAAGAACTGAAAAACATTGCCATGTCAAAAGGGTTTAGTCATTGCGAAGCCGGTCCGCTTGTTCGCTCCTCCTATCATGCAGATGAACAAGTTCGGGCAACTAAGGTTAATGCGTAA
- the sdaAB gene encoding L-serine ammonia-lyase, iron-sulfur-dependent subunit beta has protein sequence MKYRSAFDIIGPVMIGPSSSHTAGAARIGRVARTLFEKQPKKAIISLYGSFAKTYRGHGTDVAVVGGILDFDTDDERIPTSLTIAEEAGMEVTFIIEDTVMDHPNTVKICLFDESKELELVGISIGGGTIEITELNTFKLKLSGENPAILVVHNDVYGIISSVSTVLANHEINIGHMEVSRKEKGQMALMVIEVDQKIKSDVMKEIESLENVSQVIRMVE, from the coding sequence ATGAAATATAGATCTGCATTCGATATAATCGGTCCCGTCATGATTGGACCTTCGAGCTCACATACAGCAGGAGCTGCCAGAATCGGCAGAGTAGCACGGACATTATTCGAAAAGCAACCGAAGAAAGCCATCATTTCTTTATATGGTTCTTTTGCAAAAACATACAGGGGACATGGTACGGATGTTGCTGTCGTAGGCGGGATTTTGGATTTCGATACGGATGATGAACGAATTCCCACTTCATTGACGATAGCGGAAGAAGCGGGTATGGAAGTTACCTTTATAATCGAGGATACGGTGATGGATCATCCTAATACAGTCAAAATCTGCCTGTTCGACGAAAGTAAAGAATTAGAACTTGTTGGGATCTCGATAGGCGGCGGAACGATAGAAATAACAGAGTTGAATACGTTCAAGCTAAAATTGTCAGGTGAAAACCCAGCTATTTTAGTGGTACATAACGATGTTTATGGAATTATATCTTCCGTTTCAACGGTTTTAGCCAATCATGAAATTAACATTGGGCATATGGAAGTTTCACGTAAAGAAAAAGGTCAAATGGCTCTCATGGTGATTGAAGTCGATCAGAAAATCAAGAGCGATGTCATGAAGGAAATTGAAAGTTTGGAAAACGTGTCGCAAGTCATAAGGATGGTTGAATGA
- the gcvPA gene encoding aminomethyl-transferring glycine dehydrogenase subunit GcvPA yields MAATYRYLPDTKQDQDEMLTFLNISSIDELFEDIPAEIRLQGELNIPKAVPEPLLVKRMNQLAIKNKNANHYPTFLGAGTYDHYIPSVVNHMISRSEFYTAYTPYQPEISQGELQAIFEFQTMVCELTGMDVANSSMYDGFTSLAEAASLAVASTRRSKVLVSKAVHPESRAILHTVAGGPGYTAEEVNLVDEVTDLGKLQEQIDKDTAAVIVQYPNFFGSIEDIKAIKKIAEEHGALLIVSANPLALALLQAPGKLGADIVIGDMQPLGIPMSFGGPHCGYFAVNKKLMRKIPGRIVGQTADEKGQRGFVLTLQAREQHIRRDKALSNICSNQALNALASSICMTSLGKQGIRQMAQLNIEKADYMAKTLEQKGFTIINGAPFFNEFVVELPRPVKEVNAKLLKAGIIGGFDLESDYGFENKMLLAVTEQRTKEEIDQFVDALEAIVNG; encoded by the coding sequence ATGGCAGCCACTTATAGATACCTTCCTGATACTAAACAAGACCAAGACGAGATGCTCACATTTTTAAATATTTCTTCGATAGATGAGTTATTTGAAGATATTCCAGCTGAAATCAGATTGCAGGGTGAGCTAAACATCCCAAAGGCGGTTCCTGAACCTCTGCTTGTGAAAAGAATGAACCAGCTTGCTATCAAAAACAAAAATGCGAATCATTACCCGACTTTCCTAGGTGCGGGTACATATGATCATTACATTCCAAGTGTGGTAAACCATATGATTTCACGCTCCGAATTTTACACAGCCTATACACCTTACCAACCGGAAATCAGTCAAGGTGAATTACAAGCAATTTTTGAATTTCAAACGATGGTTTGTGAGTTGACAGGTATGGATGTGGCTAATTCTTCCATGTACGATGGTTTTACATCGCTTGCAGAAGCTGCATCACTTGCTGTTGCATCTACAAGACGTTCGAAAGTTCTTGTATCCAAAGCGGTACATCCTGAATCCAGGGCAATTTTACATACAGTAGCTGGAGGCCCGGGATATACAGCTGAGGAAGTAAACCTAGTTGATGAGGTTACAGATTTAGGGAAGCTGCAAGAACAAATAGATAAGGACACTGCTGCCGTAATTGTTCAATATCCGAATTTCTTCGGTTCCATTGAGGATATAAAAGCAATTAAGAAAATTGCGGAAGAACATGGTGCCCTTTTAATCGTAAGCGCCAATCCTCTTGCACTAGCACTCCTGCAGGCTCCTGGGAAACTTGGGGCAGATATTGTAATCGGTGATATGCAGCCATTAGGAATCCCAATGTCCTTTGGCGGTCCGCACTGCGGCTATTTTGCGGTAAATAAAAAACTCATGCGCAAAATCCCAGGACGCATTGTAGGCCAAACAGCAGATGAAAAAGGACAGCGTGGATTTGTGTTAACACTTCAAGCACGTGAACAGCATATTCGCCGTGATAAAGCCTTATCCAATATTTGTTCCAACCAGGCATTAAATGCTCTTGCCTCTTCTATTTGTATGACATCACTTGGTAAGCAAGGGATTCGTCAAATGGCACAGCTAAACATTGAGAAAGCTGATTACATGGCGAAAACTCTAGAGCAGAAGGGCTTTACCATAATCAATGGGGCACCATTCTTCAATGAGTTTGTTGTCGAACTTCCTCGTCCGGTAAAGGAAGTCAATGCAAAACTTCTTAAGGCGGGTATTATCGGTGGATTTGATTTAGAAAGTGATTACGGTTTTGAAAATAAAATGCTACTAGCTGTGACTGAGCAGCGAACAAAAGAAGAAATTGACCAATTTGTTGATGCTTTGGAGGCGATTGTAAATGGTTGA
- the purU gene encoding formyltetrahydrofolate deformylase: MYKEVNVNRAKLLISCPEKPGIISAVSNLLLESRANVVHFDQHTTDPQAGMFFMRIEFDLNDFDPSYAKLEEDLHVLAQAYAMEWNLSGNNKRKRMAIFVSKMDHCLMELIWRWKSNELPVEIPMVISNHPDLKKIVESYGIPYYHIPLANETKQQAEQKALDLLKGKADFIALARYMQILSPTFVSEFPNQIINIHHSFLPAFVGANPYARAYNRGVKLIGATAHYVTNDLDEGPIIQQDVKRVNHRHTIEELKVTGSHVERQVLAQAVSWHIEDRVIIHGNKTIVFD, translated from the coding sequence TTGTATAAAGAAGTGAATGTTAACCGTGCTAAATTATTAATATCTTGTCCAGAGAAACCAGGTATTATCTCAGCTGTATCTAACCTTTTATTAGAAAGCAGAGCAAATGTTGTTCATTTTGACCAACATACGACGGATCCACAAGCAGGTATGTTTTTTATGAGAATCGAATTCGATTTAAACGACTTTGATCCTTCCTATGCAAAACTTGAAGAGGACTTACATGTGCTGGCCCAGGCTTATGCGATGGAATGGAACTTAAGCGGTAATAATAAAAGAAAACGAATGGCTATCTTTGTATCCAAAATGGATCACTGTCTTATGGAGCTTATATGGCGTTGGAAATCGAATGAACTTCCAGTGGAAATTCCGATGGTGATCAGTAATCATCCAGATTTAAAAAAAATAGTAGAAAGTTATGGCATCCCTTATTATCATATTCCTTTAGCTAATGAAACGAAGCAACAAGCAGAACAGAAAGCACTGGATCTATTGAAAGGGAAAGCAGACTTTATTGCCTTGGCTAGATATATGCAAATTCTTTCCCCTACATTTGTATCGGAGTTCCCAAATCAAATTATTAACATCCATCATTCTTTCTTACCGGCGTTTGTCGGTGCAAATCCTTATGCGAGGGCCTATAACCGTGGTGTTAAGTTAATTGGAGCAACTGCTCATTATGTTACGAATGATCTTGATGAAGGACCCATTATTCAGCAAGATGTAAAGCGGGTTAATCATAGACATACAATCGAAGAATTAAAGGTTACCGGAAGTCATGTGGAAAGACAGGTTCTTGCCCAAGCTGTTTCTTGGCATATTGAAGATAGAGTTATTATTCATGGTAATAAAACAATCGTGTTTGATTAA
- the gcvH gene encoding glycine cleavage system protein GcvH — translation MTKVISIFRYSKEHEWVQQLEGNRVRIGITDYAQKALGDIVFVENPAIDDEVAVNESMGTIESVKAVSELYSPVSGTVVTVNEELEGAPETINEHPFEAGWLVEVEMSNPEELDSLLNEDEYQAFTNEGEE, via the coding sequence ATGACGAAGGTAATATCAATTTTTAGATATAGCAAAGAACATGAGTGGGTACAACAATTAGAAGGAAATCGTGTACGTATTGGAATCACTGATTATGCACAAAAGGCGTTAGGTGATATCGTCTTTGTTGAAAACCCAGCGATTGATGATGAAGTAGCTGTAAATGAATCGATGGGAACGATCGAGTCGGTTAAAGCAGTTTCCGAACTTTACTCACCTGTTTCAGGTACGGTAGTTACTGTAAACGAAGAGTTAGAAGGCGCTCCAGAGACGATTAACGAGCATCCATTTGAAGCAGGGTGGTTAGTCGAAGTAGAAATGTCCAATCCAGAAGAGTTAGACTCGCTTCTAAACGAAGATGAGTATCAAGCATTTACTAATGAAGGAGAGGAATAA
- the lpdA gene encoding dihydrolipoyl dehydrogenase → MNQKYDVVIIGGGTGGYVAAIRASQLGLKTAVVEQGKLGGTCLHAGCIPSKALLRSAEVYSNAKNADKFGVIAPEVGLDFSKVQARKEEITERLFKGVQHLMKKGKIDVFEGKGSILQSKDVLVKLINDERETILNPRHILIATGSRPRTLPGLEADSEYVMTSDEALQMKELPNSIIIVGGGVIGIEWASMLIDFGLEVTVIEYAERILPTEDKDISKEVQRLMKKKGVKIVTGAKVLPESLEKGDGVSIKAVYKGKDTTFSAEKLLVSVGRLANIEGIHLENTKVEVESVIQTNEYYQTNEPNIYAIGDVIGGLQLAHVASHEGIIAIEHMAGENPVPLDQTLVSKCIYSNPEVASVGLTEEDAKEKGYQVKTGKFSFRAIGKALVFGESDGFVKLVVEQESSKLLGAHMVGPHVTDMISEVGLARVLNATAMDIAHTIHPHPTLAEAIGEAALAVYGKEIHS, encoded by the coding sequence GTGAATCAAAAATATGACGTTGTTATCATCGGTGGCGGAACCGGTGGATATGTTGCGGCCATTCGTGCGTCTCAATTAGGATTAAAAACGGCGGTGGTTGAACAAGGAAAACTTGGTGGAACATGCCTTCATGCAGGTTGTATTCCAAGTAAAGCATTATTAAGAAGTGCAGAGGTATATTCGAATGCAAAAAATGCAGATAAATTTGGTGTTATTGCACCGGAAGTTGGACTGGACTTCTCAAAAGTACAGGCCAGAAAAGAAGAAATAACAGAACGCTTATTTAAAGGTGTACAACATTTAATGAAAAAAGGGAAAATAGATGTGTTTGAAGGGAAAGGAAGTATTTTACAGTCAAAAGATGTTTTAGTGAAACTGATTAATGATGAACGGGAAACAATATTAAACCCTCGACATATTTTAATAGCTACAGGATCTCGTCCAAGGACATTACCCGGCCTAGAAGCAGATAGCGAATATGTGATGACATCGGATGAAGCGCTACAAATGAAAGAGCTCCCAAATTCCATCATTATTGTCGGCGGCGGTGTTATTGGAATAGAATGGGCTTCGATGCTTATTGACTTTGGATTAGAAGTGACTGTGATTGAGTATGCCGAGCGCATTTTACCGACAGAAGATAAAGATATTTCAAAGGAAGTACAGCGACTAATGAAGAAAAAAGGTGTGAAAATCGTAACAGGGGCAAAGGTACTTCCAGAATCGTTAGAAAAAGGTGACGGTGTCTCTATAAAGGCGGTATATAAAGGGAAAGACACGACATTTTCAGCAGAAAAATTATTAGTATCTGTCGGAAGATTAGCAAACATAGAAGGCATTCACCTTGAAAATACCAAAGTTGAAGTCGAGAGTGTCATTCAAACAAATGAGTATTATCAAACGAATGAGCCAAACATTTATGCAATTGGAGATGTGATTGGAGGATTACAGCTTGCCCATGTTGCTTCACATGAAGGGATCATCGCAATTGAACATATGGCAGGAGAAAACCCTGTGCCACTTGATCAAACTCTTGTTTCAAAATGCATATATAGTAACCCAGAGGTAGCTAGTGTAGGCTTAACAGAAGAGGATGCGAAGGAGAAAGGATATCAAGTAAAAACAGGAAAGTTCTCCTTCCGTGCGATTGGAAAGGCTCTTGTTTTTGGTGAATCAGATGGTTTTGTCAAACTCGTTGTTGAACAAGAGTCTAGTAAGTTGTTAGGAGCGCATATGGTTGGGCCACATGTCACCGATATGATTTCAGAAGTTGGTCTTGCACGAGTATTAAATGCAACAGCTATGGATATTGCGCATACGATACACCCTCACCCTACATTAGCGGAAGCAATTGGGGAAGCTGCCCTAGCTGTATATGGTAAGGAAATACACTCATAG
- a CDS encoding iron-sulfur cluster biosynthesis family protein — MIVKIKITEPAMNKLKEMTCKGAQIPRIDADIAGGCGLSVKFSLLLDEPRRNDAIIEYEGLQLRLDHFTKRYLNEETQIDYIEDRGFIVGESFASSACAIEIN; from the coding sequence ATGATAGTCAAAATAAAAATAACAGAGCCAGCCATGAATAAACTGAAGGAAATGACATGTAAGGGTGCCCAAATTCCTCGCATAGACGCTGATATTGCCGGCGGCTGCGGGCTGTCGGTGAAGTTCTCCCTCTTATTGGATGAACCCCGCCGAAATGATGCAATTATTGAATATGAGGGACTTCAGCTTAGATTAGATCATTTTACAAAACGCTATTTAAATGAAGAAACACAAATTGATTATATAGAAGATCGTGGCTTTATTGTTGGAGAAAGCTTTGCATCCAGTGCATGTGCCATTGAAATAAATTAA
- the gcvPB gene encoding aminomethyl-transferring glycine dehydrogenase subunit GcvPB yields MVEYNELIFEISRPGRVGSSIPDSDVDYVDINEKFPKHLIRDEPAELPEVSELQLVRHYTALSNKNHGIDNGFYPLGSCTMKYNPKINEDVARLEGFSRIHPYQPVETVQGALEVLYELQEELAVITGMDAVTLQPSAGAQGEWTGLMMVKAYHAQKGETRTKVLVPDSAHGTNPASASVAGFQTITIPSDKNGLVDLEELKKHVGSDTAALMLTNPNTLGLFEKEIVEIAQVVHEAGGLLYYDGANANAILGKTTPGQMGFDIVHLNLHKTFTTPHGGGGPGAGPVGVKEKLIPYLPVPRIEKEGDKYVLDANYPHSIGRVKGYYGNFGILLRAYTYIRTMGPEGLRQVSESAVLHANYLRKRLEPYFEAPYSQICKHEFVLSGSRQKKLGVRTLDMAKRLLDFGYHPPTIYFPLNVEECLMIEPTETESKETLDAFADVMIQIAKEVEENPGVVLDAPHTTVIGRLDEVHAARQPILRYSKEEVVEEATITS; encoded by the coding sequence ATGGTTGAATATAATGAGTTAATTTTTGAAATAAGTCGTCCAGGACGGGTAGGTTCAAGTATTCCGGATAGTGACGTTGACTATGTTGATATAAATGAAAAATTTCCAAAGCATTTAATTCGTGACGAACCGGCGGAGCTGCCAGAAGTATCAGAGTTGCAGCTTGTCCGCCACTACACAGCGCTCTCAAATAAAAACCATGGAATCGATAATGGATTCTATCCACTGGGTTCTTGTACGATGAAGTACAATCCGAAAATAAATGAAGATGTGGCACGGTTGGAAGGCTTTAGCCGCATTCATCCATATCAGCCCGTTGAAACAGTACAAGGTGCATTAGAAGTTTTATATGAATTACAGGAAGAGCTAGCCGTCATTACAGGAATGGATGCTGTAACATTACAGCCATCCGCAGGGGCTCAAGGGGAATGGACAGGTTTAATGATGGTTAAGGCGTATCATGCTCAAAAAGGTGAAACCAGAACGAAAGTACTTGTTCCTGACTCAGCGCACGGTACAAATCCTGCAAGTGCAAGTGTTGCTGGTTTTCAAACGATCACGATTCCATCCGATAAAAATGGATTAGTTGACCTAGAAGAATTAAAGAAACATGTGGGATCTGATACAGCTGCGCTAATGTTGACAAATCCGAATACCCTTGGACTTTTTGAAAAAGAAATTGTGGAAATTGCTCAGGTTGTTCATGAAGCAGGGGGCCTATTATACTATGACGGAGCGAATGCCAATGCCATTTTAGGTAAAACAACACCAGGTCAAATGGGCTTTGACATCGTGCACTTAAATCTGCACAAAACATTTACTACGCCCCATGGAGGAGGCGGCCCAGGGGCAGGTCCTGTCGGTGTGAAAGAGAAACTTATTCCTTACTTGCCAGTGCCGCGCATAGAAAAAGAAGGTGATAAATATGTGCTGGACGCTAATTATCCGCACTCTATCGGAAGGGTAAAAGGGTATTATGGAAACTTCGGAATTCTATTGCGGGCGTATACGTATATTCGCACGATGGGTCCAGAAGGGCTGCGCCAAGTATCAGAAAGTGCCGTGCTTCATGCTAATTACCTTCGTAAAAGATTAGAGCCATACTTTGAAGCGCCATATTCACAAATTTGCAAGCATGAATTTGTCCTATCCGGATCCAGGCAGAAAAAGCTGGGTGTAAGAACACTTGATATGGCAAAACGTCTGCTGGATTTCGGCTACCATCCGCCGACCATCTATTTCCCGTTAAATGTAGAGGAATGTTTGATGATTGAACCGACAGAAACAGAGTCGAAAGAAACACTCGATGCATTTGCGGATGTAATGATTCAAATTGCCAAAGAAGTAGAAGAAAACCCTGGGGTTGTTTTAGACGCACCACATACTACGGTGATTGGGCGATTGGATGAGGTCCATGCAGCTAGACAACCAATCTTGCGTTATTCCAAAGAGGAAGTAGTAGAGGAAGCAACGATAACGTCATAA
- the gcvT gene encoding glycine cleavage system aminomethyltransferase GcvT, whose amino-acid sequence MGIETALKQTPLFEVYKKYGAKVINFGGWALPVQFTSILEEHEAVRTEAGLFDVSHMGEVLVEGKDAESYINYLVTNDVTKLSINQAQYTAMCYPDGGTVDDLLVYKLGNEKYLLVINAANIEKDYEWMKQHVKGEMALQNISEDIAQLAIQGPKAESILQKLTEIDLSEIGTFKFAQHVNISGITDVLVSRTGYTGENGYELYLSADKAELLWEKILEAGATNGLKPCGLGARDTLRLEARLALYGQELSNDISPLEAGIGFVVKTNKESDFIGKSALTQQKETGLKRKLVGIEVIGRGIPRHGYKIISKDGEEIGIVTSGTQSPSLKKSLGLALVSADQAEVGTPIQVEIRNKQIEAVIVNAPFYKR is encoded by the coding sequence ATGGGTATTGAAACAGCATTAAAGCAAACACCGCTTTTTGAAGTATATAAAAAATACGGAGCAAAAGTTATCAATTTTGGTGGCTGGGCTCTGCCGGTTCAATTTACTAGCATTTTAGAAGAGCATGAAGCTGTTCGAACTGAAGCAGGACTTTTTGATGTTTCTCATATGGGAGAAGTACTTGTGGAAGGGAAAGATGCCGAGAGTTATATTAACTACCTTGTTACAAACGATGTAACAAAGCTTAGCATCAATCAAGCACAGTATACCGCAATGTGTTATCCAGACGGTGGAACCGTCGATGATTTATTAGTTTATAAATTAGGGAATGAAAAATATTTACTCGTCATTAATGCCGCAAATATTGAGAAAGATTACGAATGGATGAAGCAGCATGTAAAAGGAGAGATGGCACTCCAAAATATTTCTGAAGACATCGCTCAGCTTGCCATCCAAGGACCAAAGGCAGAAAGCATTTTGCAAAAGTTAACGGAAATAGATTTATCAGAAATTGGTACTTTTAAATTCGCCCAACATGTCAACATCTCGGGGATTACCGATGTACTTGTATCCCGTACAGGTTACACAGGAGAAAATGGATATGAACTTTATTTATCTGCAGACAAAGCGGAATTACTTTGGGAAAAGATCTTAGAAGCAGGAGCCACGAATGGATTAAAACCATGCGGACTTGGTGCACGGGACACGCTTCGGCTGGAAGCACGTCTTGCACTCTATGGCCAGGAACTAAGTAACGATATCAGCCCGCTGGAAGCAGGAATCGGCTTTGTCGTAAAGACGAACAAAGAAAGTGACTTTATTGGAAAATCTGCTCTTACACAACAAAAAGAAACTGGATTAAAACGAAAATTAGTAGGGATTGAAGTAATAGGCCGGGGAATTCCGCGTCATGGTTACAAGATAATTTCTAAAGATGGAGAGGAAATAGGTATTGTGACATCAGGAACACAATCACCATCTTTGAAGAAAAGCTTAGGTCTTGCCTTGGTATCAGCCGATCAAGCTGAAGTAGGGACGCCGATACAAGTGGAAATCCGAAATAAACAGATTGAAGCCGTTATTGTTAATGCACCATTCTATAAAAGGTAA